In Candidatus Rokuibacteriota bacterium, a single window of DNA contains:
- the surE gene encoding 5'/3'-nucleotidase SurE, with protein MSLEEALADLGDVYVVAPDRERNAVGHALTLHRPLRVERMGERRFAVNGTPSDCVNLGILGLLPRAPSLVVAGINHGSNLGDDVTYSGTVAAAMEGALLGVPALAVSLLDPEAAAFDQAARIARLIAARVLVEGLPPKTLLNVNVPAGPVKGIRLTRLGHRVYKEKVVEETDPRGRTYYWIGAGPPVWEDREATDIGAVRQGHASVTPLHLDLTHYEAFRRMAAWEGALTAQLVGRRRPPSAKPPGGA; from the coding sequence ATGAGCCTCGAGGAGGCGCTCGCGGACCTGGGCGACGTCTATGTCGTGGCGCCGGACCGGGAGCGTAACGCCGTCGGCCACGCGCTGACGCTCCACCGGCCCCTCCGGGTCGAGCGGATGGGCGAGCGACGCTTCGCGGTGAACGGGACCCCGTCCGACTGCGTGAACTTGGGAATCCTGGGCCTCTTGCCGCGTGCGCCGAGCCTCGTGGTGGCCGGGATCAACCACGGCTCGAACCTGGGTGACGACGTCACCTATTCCGGAACGGTCGCGGCGGCGATGGAGGGCGCGCTCCTGGGTGTCCCCGCGCTCGCCGTCTCGTTGCTGGACCCCGAGGCGGCCGCATTCGATCAGGCGGCGCGGATCGCGCGGCTGATCGCCGCTCGGGTGCTGGTCGAAGGGCTGCCGCCCAAGACCCTGCTGAACGTGAACGTGCCGGCGGGACCGGTGAAGGGGATCCGCCTGACGCGGCTGGGGCACCGGGTGTACAAGGAGAAGGTGGTCGAAGAGACCGACCCGCGCGGCCGCACCTACTACTGGATCGGCGCCGGACCACCGGTGTGGGAGGACCGCGAAGCCACGGACATCGGAGCCGTCCGCCAGGGGCACGCATCGGTCACGCCGCTGCACCTGGACCTGACGCACTACGAGGCTTTCCGCCGCATGGCGGCCTGGGAGGGCGCGCTGACCGCTCAGCTCGTCGGCCGGCGCAGGCCGCCCTCGGCGAAGCCGCCCGGAGGAGCCTGA